In Actinomadura luteofluorescens, the sequence TCAGCTTCGGCTTCGGCCCCCACTTCTGCCTGGGCGCCCACCTGGCCCGCACCCAGATGCGCGCCGTCTTCCGCGAACTCCTCCCCCACAACGTCACCCTCACCGGCACCCCCGTCCGCCTGGCCTCCAACTTCCAGAACGGCCTGAAGCACCTCCCCGTCCACCTGACCCCCACCCCCTAACCCCGTCGCGAACCCCCCGTCGATCTCGGTACCCTTGCCAAGACGGGTCGCTAGCTCAATTGGCAGAGCTCCGGACTTTTAATCCGTAGGTTGTGGGTTCGAGTCCCACGCGACCCACCCAGCTTGACCAGGGCAAACGCGAGAATGCCAGGCTTGTCCGCCGCCGCGTTTGCCCCCCCTTCGTCCCCATGTCGGCTCCAGGGCGGCTCGGCGGCCCGATCCGGGCCCACCTCCTCCCTGGTCGCGCCTCAAGGCCCGGCAGCCCTCACACACTCAAGCCGGTCATACCGCCCACAGGATCGACGGCCATGACCACCGGCGCAGTCAGCAACACAGCTTTGCAGGGGCTTCCCATAAGTGAGTCATGGAGAGCACGGCACAGTCCAGAACACGACGCGGGCGACGGCATGCCTCTCCCGCCCTCGACTCATACGCGCTAAGCCAACAACCCGACACGGCCTCCGAAGACGCTCGGCTGCCACACCAAGCAAGACTTTCCATCGGCAGCCATGGCCATGACCACGAACCAACCGAATGAAATCCGACGCCCTCACTGACAGCGTCGCAGGCCAGCAAGTCTCGGCCCCGCGCACGCGGGGATGGTTCCCGGATCGGGCTCCCCGGGTTGCCGATGCTGGTCTCGGCCCCGCGCACGCGGGGATGGTTCCCTGATGTCGCGTATTCCCCCCGTCCCCGACGCACGGTGTCCAGGACGAGGGTCAACGGCTTGCTGCCGTTTTCAGAGTGATCGCTCCGCTGTCGGTGCGGGCGGTGATCGAGCGTGGGGCGACGGCGTCGTTGGGAAGGTCGGTGTGGACGTCGCCGCCGTCTGTGGAGGTCGTGACCTTGTAGGAGGTGCGCGGGACCGTGATGTCCACCTCGCCGTTCTCGGTCTTCACCGCCACCTGCCGTGGCGCGGCGGCGAAGGAAAGGGCGACGTTTCCGTTCTGTGAGGAGGCGGAGACGTGCTCTGATCGGGTGGCGGAGGAGCGCAGTTCGCCGCTTTCGGTGCGCAGGACGAGCGGGCCGGTGGCGGCGGTGACCGCGATCGCGCCGTTGGTGGTGCGGATGCCGAGCGCGGTGCTGAGGCCGGTGGCCGAGATCGTTCCGTTGTCGCCCTCGATGTTCAGAGCGAGGCTGCGGGGGACGAGGACCTGGTAGCGCACCGCGCAGCCGCCGATCAGGGCACCGCAGTCGGTGGCCAGGGTGAGCCGGTCGCCGGTGAGCTTCCAGGTCGCGGACGGGTCGCCGCCGATGAGCGCCCATCGGTCGAACCGGCGGGTGATCTGGACCTTGTCCACGTCGGCGGGCCGGATGTCCAGGTCGCCCGAGTCCTTGACGATCGTGAGGCGGTCGCCGACCGGGCCGAAGGAGCGCCTTTCCGGTCGGGCGCCGTCGGCCGAGGCGCCGCAGCCGGTGAGGGCCGCGAGCAGGAGCAGCGCTCCCGCGGCCGGTGGGAGGACGCGACGGAATGAGGTGGTCAACGGATCTCCACAGTCGATACCGAAAGTATTGAATACCTAAAGTATGCTACGGTCCGGCCATGACCGACAACCGAGGGCCCGCGAGGCGGGTCCCACGCGAGGAGGTCCGGCGGCGGCTGCTGGCCGAGGCGGTGCGAGTGTTCACCGAACGCGGCTACGACGACGCCCGGATCGAGGACATCGCCCACGCCGCCGGCTTCACCAAGGGCGCCGTCTACTCCAACTTCGGCGGAAAGCAGGAACTGTTCGGCGCCGTCCTCAGCCAGGGCGCCGAGGACGAGCGGGCCACGGTGACCGCCGAGATCGACGGCGGCGGCGAGACGGGCGCGTTGATCGAGCGGGTCGCCGCACTGATCACCGCCCGAATCGTCACCGACACCGGGCACGGCCAGCTCGGTCTGGAGTTCGCCGCCCGCGCCGCCCGCGACGAGAAGACCCGGGCCGTGCTGGCCCCGATGCGCCGCGCGCAGCGCGACACCGCCGCCCGGGCCGTCGCCGAGGTGTCCGATCGCACCGGCACCGGCCCGGCCGTCCCGCCGGAGCTGGCCGGGCTGATCCTGCACTGCCTCACCAACGGTCTGGTCAACGAGCACCTCGCCGACCCCGAGGCCGTCACCGCCGATGTCATCGAGCAGGCGTTCAGCGCCGTGCTGACCGCGCTGCTGCTCCCGACCAGCCGCACCTGACGCACTGGTACACATCTCTGAGAGGACCTTCGTTGGCGACCCTGCTCTATCGGCTCGGGCGGACCGCGTTCCGCCACCGCCTGCGGTTTCTGGCAGGCTGGCTGGTCCTGCTGGTGCTGGCCGGGGGCGGTTTCGCCGCATTCGGCTCGCATCTGGACAGCGAGGCCACCATCCCCGGCTCGCAATCCCAGCAGGGCATCGACCTGCTGGAACGTTCCCTCCCCGAGGCGACCGGCGTCACCGCGCAGCTGGTGTTCGCCGCCCCGCCAGGCACCACCGTCGACGACCCGGCCCACCGGGCCCGCATCGGCGACGCGGTCCGGCAGGCGGGCACGGCGCCGCAGGTCGCCGAGGCCACCGACCCGTTCGAGACCGGGACCATCTCGGCCGACCGCCGCACCGCGCTCGCCCAGGTGCTGTACCCGATCAAGCGGGACGTCCTGGACGACGCAAGCGTCACCGCGCTGGAGGACATCGCCGCCGCGGCCCGCGCGAACGGTATGCGCGCCGAGGTCGGCGGGTCGGTCTACAGCACCGCCGGCATGCACGCGGGCATCGGCGAGGTCATCGGCGTCGCCGTCGCCGTGATCGTGCTGGTGGTCACCTTCGGGTCGCTGCTGGCCGCCGGACTGACCCTGGTCACCGCGATCACCGGGCTGGTGATCGGGCTGCTGGGACTGCTGCTGGCCTCCAACCTCGCCACCATCTCCGACACCGCCCCAAGCCTGGCGCTGATGGTCGGCCTGGCCGTCGGCATCGACTACGCGCTGTTCATCGGCTCCCGGCACCGCGCCCAACTCGCCGACGGGATGGCCGCCGAAGAATCGGCGGCGCGTTCCGTGGCGACCGCGGGCGGCGCCGTCGTCTTCGCCGGCCTGACGGTGATCATCGCGCTGGCCGGTCTGAGCGTGGTCGGCATCCCGTTCCTGACCGTCATGGGCCTGGCCGCCGCGCTGACCGTACTGATGGCGGTGGCAGCCGCCATCACCCTGCTGCCCGCCCTGCTCGGCCTGGCCGGCGACCGCCTGCGCCCCCGGCCGGGCTCCCGCGCCGCCCGGTCCGAACGCGCCGGGGCGGGCGGGCTGCGCTGGGCCCGCCTGGTCACCCGCCGTCCACTGCTCACCATCCCGACCGTGCTGCTGGCCCTGGGGGCGATGGCGCTCCCGGCGCTCAAGCTGGAGCTGGCGATGCCCGACAACGGCACCGCCGACCCCGCCTCCACCCAGCGCAAGGCCTACGACCTGATCTCCACCGCCTTCGGCCCCGGCAACAACGGCCGGCTGCTGGTGCTGGTCCACACCCGCCGCGGCGGCGACCCGGTACGGGCCGCCGCCCAGATCGCCGAAGGGCTCGACCTGCCCGGCGTGATCTCGGTCAGCGACGCCGAGCCCGGCACCGATGGGCGCACTGCGGTCCTCAACCTCGTTCCCTCCCAAGGCCCGCGCACCCAGGCCACCCAGCGGCTCGTCCGCGACATCCGCGCCCGCACCCCCGCACTCGGCACCGCCGCAGGCGCACAGGTCCTGGTCACCGGCTCCACCCCCGCCGCCATCGACGTCTCCGACCGACTGCGCGGCTCACTGGCGCCCTTCACCGCCGTCGTGGTCGGGCTCTCGCTGCTGCTGTTGCTACTGGTCTTCCGCTCGCTCCTCGTCCCGGTCAAGGCTGCGGCCGGGTTCCTGCTGTCGGCTGGTGCCGCGTTCGGGTCGGTCGTCGCGGTCTTCCAATGGGGCTGGCTCGCCGATCTGTTCGGCGTCGCCACCACCGGACCGGTCTTCAGCTTCATGCCGATCGTGGTGATCGCCGTGCTGTTCGGCCTGGCGATGGACTACCAGGTCTTCCTCGTCTCGCGAATTCGCGAGGAGTACGTCCACACCGGCCGTCCGCGCGAAGCCGTGCCGGCCGGATCCAAGCACGCCACCCGGGTCATCACCGCCGCCGCACTCATCATGTTCGCCGTCTTCGCCGGGTTCGTCACCACCGACGACCTCACCCTCAAACCCATCGCCCTCGGCCTGGCCGCCGGCATCCTGACCGACGCCTTCCTGGTACGGATGACCCTCGTCCCCGCCATCCTCGCCCTCACCGGCCACGCCGCCTGGTGGCTGCCCAGATGGCTGAACCGCCTCCTGCCCGACGTCGACATCGAAGGCACCGGCCTTCAACGGCCTCCTACCCCGCACACTCAAGACCCCGAACTCGCCACAGAACCGGCAGCTCCCTCCAACTGACACCTGTTCGGTTCACTCCCGTCCGCACCTTGCCGTCTCTGGACCGAGTTCCAGGTCAGGTCCGGCGCCAGGTGGGTGTGGCCTCGCGGGTGAGGGCAGCGGTCACGCCCCGCTCGCTGTGTCGCGCGACCTGCCGCCCGACAACATGCCCAGGCGGTTCCGAACTGAGGCGGGCCTTGGCCTGAAATCACTCGTGCGTGGCAGCCCGCTCATCCGCACCGGCGCGGAACTCGCCGACGACGGCGGACGAAGCCGCACGCTGGCAAGGAATGGGGCTACGAACACCCCTGAACGCCTTACGGTTCGCCTCCGAGGGCCGCCGCAGCATTGCTGGCTCTGTGGGGCGGGGTGGGCGGCGCGGGGGCACAGTGCTGCAAATATGAGAACACGTTACAGTTTCTGCCATGGGCACAGTCACTTGGGACGCGCCGGACGGAGACCACCCCGCGCGCCGGGCGGTACGCGCGGCGATGGCCGCGGCCGCGGGCGGGCGCAAGCAGGAGTGGCTCGCGCTGTTCGGCCCGGACGCCGTCATCGAGGATCCCGTCGGCCCCTCGATGCTCGATCCCGAGGGCAAGGGGCACCGGGGGCCGGACGGGATCGAGCGGTTCTGGGACGAGAACATCGCCCGGGTGCGCAAGTTCCACTTCCGGGTGAGCGACTCGTTCGCCAACGGCCCCGCCTGCGCCAACGTCGTCACCATCACCGCGACGCTGGACGGCGGGACCACCACGACGATCGACTGCCTGACCGTCTACACCGTCGATGACGACGGCCTGATCACTTCGTTCCGCGCCCATTGGGAACCGGACCGCGTAATGGCCACCCTGACCTCCCCGTAAGACGGGTAGACAGTCGTCCTGGCGGACGTTGAGGATCACGCCAGAGGCCTGTCTGAGGCCGACCTGGCCCACATCTCCTGCACCGCCTTCAACTCCACCCCCGCCGCCAGCGTTGCCGCGCCGTGCCGCAGGTCGCGCAGCCGCACCGGCGGCAGCCGGTGCTCGGCCTGCTGCCGGTCCCGGTGGGCACCTAGCGTGGCGATCATGGCCCGGGCCAGCGCGATGACGCGGACGCTGAGCGCGGTCTTGGACGGACGCGCCGTCAGACGGCCGTTCCGCCGCTGTAGTTGCTCGCAGATGGTCGCGGTGCCGTGCTCCACGTCCACACCCACCCAGCGCAGCCTGGCCGTCTCACCGCGCCGCAAACCGCGCAGCGCGTTCAGGCGGTAGACGGCGTACAGGCGGTGGTCGCGGGTGGCGTGCAGGAACGCGGCGGTCTGCTCGGCCGTCCACACCGCCACCGATGGACGCTCTCCGGTCCGTTCCCAGGGCTCGACTCGGGCGGCGGTCCACACCACCGCCCGCGGCCGCCGCGCCGCCGGGTTCTCGCTGATGAGGCCCTCCCGCAGCGCGGTGTTCAGTGCGCTGCGTAGTGTCGAGCGGATCCGGTTCAGCGTCGCCTTCCGGATCCGCCGCCCCTCGGCTTGATGGTCGTGCACGATCGCGGCGAACATCTCCCGCCGGCCGGTGTTCACGTGGCGTGGCGGATGTGGCGGCGGCGTCGTGGGCGGGCGAGTCCGTTCGCTCAGTGGTCAGAGGACGGCGGTGAGCAGGCTTACGGCGGACTCCTGGCGGGCGATGTCGGCCTGGTCGAACGGGCCCGTCCAGCGCAGGCCGTACTGGTCGGCATTGTTCCGGCCGTAGGTGAAAGCGGAGCGGGCCTGGGTCGTCAGGTAGTTCCGGTACGGGTGGCCGGGGAGCGCGCGGTCGAGTTCGGCGAGGTTCCGCGCGAAGATGCCCTTGAACGCCGCCTGGTCGGAGTTGCACGTGGCGGCGGCCTCGCAGGGTTCGGTGAGGATTCCGCGCGGTGACAGGCCCGGGTCGGTGGTCACGGCGTCGGCGATCCGCCGGGCGGTGGCGAGCAGGGACGGGTCGCCGGTGGCGCGGTGCAGCTCCGTCAGGCCGCCCAGGACCACGCCCTGGTTGTACGTCCAGGTGGTGCCGCCGTTGTTGCCGCAGTTTCCGCTCTGCGTCGCCAGGCCGTCGTTGACCAGGTGGGATCCGTTGATCATCCCGCTGCGGGCGAACCAGCGCCAGGTCTGGCGCGCGCGGGCGAGGTACTCGGTGTCGCCCGGGATCCGGTTGTGCAGGGAGGCGGCCAGTTTGAGGTACAGCTCGTTGCTGATGGCGTTCTTGTAGGTCTTCCCGGGCAGGTCCCACCAGATGCCGCCGCCGCAGGTGTCGTCCCAGTACTGGCGCATGTACGCCTCGTCGGTCTCGGCGATCTTCAGGTACCTGGTGTCGCGGGTGAGGTCGTACATGCGGACCATCGCCAGCGCCCACCAGCCGGTGTCGTCGGTGGAGTCCGCGCGGAACTCGCCGTCGCCCTGCGGCCACCAGGGCAGCGGCTTGCGCTGAAGCTCGATGGTGTTCTTCACCTGGGGCATGTACCGGGTCGAGCGGGTCCGCGCCATGTAGTCGAGGAGCGCTTGGAGCGCGTTGCCCGACTGCCACCAGGGGCTCTCGGGCTGCCAGCGTCCGCTCGCCTGGTCGTAGAACCCCATCATCGCGTCGACGGCCGATGTGGCACGGGCCCGCGCGGTCCTGTCCTCGCCCGCGTCCGCGCTCGCGGCGGACGTGCCCACGGCGAGCGCCAGCACGGCGCCCGTCACGAGGGAGACCAGACCCTTCCCCGTACGTCGCTTCAGTCCGGTCATCGCGCACCCTCCATGGCAACGAGGCGTCCCGCCCATGGCCTCCGCCCGGGCGGGCAGTGCGCTGAATTGTGCCCCGGGCGGGACGAGGCACGCAAGAGTCGTCAGGATCGTTCACATGTGTGAGCGTTTTTGCTTGAAATTGTCGGAGGCGTCGGTCGGTTCGCCGCGACGGCGGGCAGGTGGGGAGCGCGTGTCGGGTCGTGCGCCCACGAGAGCCGGCGCGCAGGAGCGTGACGGAGAATGTCTGGTGGTGATCGGTCTTGCGCGAGTACGGTCGACGCATGCTCCGGGACCGACGCCATGAGCTGATCCTCCGCGTCCTGCGCTCCGAAGGGCCGGTGACGGCGGAGACGCTGGCCGAGCGCCTGGCGGCGAGCCTCGCCACCATACGCCGCGATCTGCAAAAGCTCGACGAGGAGGGCCTGCTCAAACGGGTGCACGGCGGTGCGATGCCGGTCGAGGGCCATGACGACCCCTTCACGGACGTCGCCGAGGTCCGGCCCGCCGAGAAGAACGCCGTCGCGCTGCGCTGCGCCGAGCTGATCCAGGATGGCGAGACCGTGCTGCTCGACATCGGCACGACCGCGCACATGGTGGCGCGGCACCTGCGGGGCCGGGCGCTGACGGTCGTCACCAGCAGCCTCCCGGTGGTCGAGACGCTGGCCGACGACCAGCACGTCCAACTCGTCGTTCTCGGCGGCATGCTGCGCCGTGACTACCGGTCACTGGTGGGCTACCTGACGGAGGACAACCTGCGGCAGATCCACGCGGACCGGCTCGTCCTCGGCACCAGCGGGATACGGCCGACCGGAACCGTCATGGACACGACGGTGGTCGAGGTGCCGGTCAAACGAGCCATGATCGCGGCCAGCGGGCAGGTGGTCCTCGTCGCCGACGCCGGCAAGTTCCCGGGCACCGGCATGGCGAAGGTCTGCGATGCCACCGACCTGGACGTGGTCATCACGAACGCTCCGGTCGATCCGGACACGGGGGCGGCCCTCGCGGATGCCGGAGTGCAGGTGCTGGAGGTGTGAGGTGCCCGGCGTCCGCTGAACCGCTGCGTCGGCTCGCCGTCGGCTCGGCGGTTCCGAACCGGAGCGGCACGCGGCGGCACCGTGCGGTACCAATATCGAACTCGACGGGGACGGATCGACACAGGCCCACACTGAGCAGGCCGCGCTGATACGACAGTTTTTGAACTATCAATCCGTAGGTTGTGGGTTCGAGTCCCACGCGACCCACCCAGCCCGACCAGGGCAGACACGAGAGCGCCCGGCCTGTCCGCCACCCGGTTCGCCCTACTTAGTCCCTATCTCGACTCAAAAGATCAACAGGCGTCGAGCGGCGCAGGAGCCGATCGGGCTTGAGGTCGGTGAGGCAACGGCCGCTTCAGGATGTGGCAGAGCCCGCGACCGGGCCTAGAAGCGGGTTGGGGTTGGCGGCGACGAAGTCGCAGGCGGCTTGGCAGAAGGCGCGGATGCGGTTGGTCTCCGCGGACGTGCGCCAGGTCAGCCGCCATTCGAATGGAAGGCCGTCGCGTATGGGTACGTAGGCGACGTCCGGGCGCCCGTCGTACAGGCTCGCGTGCGTGGGGACCGGAAAGATACCGCGGCCTGCGCCGACCAGGGCGAGCAGTTCCTGGACGGTCCCGAACTCCGTGCCCCGCTCGATGGGCTTGCCCGTGGGGGTGGTGGTCGGGGTGGTGAGGGCGTCCAGTTCGGCGGGGACGCCGCGCGGGCGCAGGACCTTGTCGCGAGAGAGGTCCTCGATGGAGACCGAGGAACGGCGGGCAAAGGGATGCCTGGCCGAGACGGCCAGCATCGGCGGCTCGTGGAAGAGAATCGGGCCTTCGCGAAGGTCGGGCCCCGGGGCCCGGGCCGCTGTGAGCATGAGGTCGACGGCGTCGCCGAGCAGCGGAGCGAAGCCGTCGGTGTACCGGGTCTCCTCGATCCGCACCTGGCAGGCCGGGTGCCGGGCGTGGAAGGACTCCACGACGTGGAGGACGAACTGGGCGGTGGCGGTGCCGATGAAGCCGACGCGCAGGAGCCCGTCGATGCCCCGGCCGGCGGCGACCGCTCGTTCGATGCCGTCGAGGATCTGCTGATAGGCGGGCCGCAGGTCGTCGTAGAGCCGCCGGCCGATCGGGGTCAGCGCCACCCGGCGGCTGGTCCGGTCGAACAGCGCGGCACCGACCGCCCGCTCCAGCTTCTTGATCGTCTTACTGACCATCGCGACCGAGACCCGCAGCCGCTCGGCGCTACGGCCGAAGTGCAGCTCCTCGCCGACCGTCAGGAAGATTTCGATCTCGCGCTGCTCCACCATGCCCCCAGCCGTCAACCCCCAGGTTAACGATCCTTGCACGATCGGCTGTTGTTGACGATCCCTGCGCACCCGATGGTTGTGGTGTGGCCAGAACGGCGCGGCCACCGTTTCGGAAGCTGAGGAGCCCCTATGACTTCCCGTGATCTGACCCTTGTCCTGGGCGGGACCGGCAAGACCGGACGACGCGTCGTCCAGCGGCTGACCGGACGCGACCTCCGGGTCCGGATCGGCTCGCGATCCGGCGGGGTGCCCTTCGACTGGGCGGACCGTGCGACGTGGGCGCCCGCGCTCGACGGTGTGCACGCGGTATACGTCGCCTACTATCCGGACCTGGCCGCCCCCGGTGCGCCAGAGGCGATCGGCGCGTTCGCCGAACTCGCGGTGGAGTCGGGCGCGCGGCGTCTGGTGCTGCTGTCGGGGCGCGGCGAGGACGAGGCGCTCGCTTGCGAACGGACGCTTGCCGCTTCGGGCGCCGACTGGACGGTGTTGCGCGCCAGCTGGTTCGCCCAGAACTTCAGCGAGAGCTACCTCCTCGACCCGGTGGTGAGCGGCGAGGTGGTGCTGCCGGCGGGTGAGGTGCGCGAACCGTTCGTCGACGCCGACGACATCGCCGACGTCGCCGCGTCGGTCCTCACCGAGGACGGGCACAGCGGCCGTACATACGAACTGACCGGACCGCGGCTGCTCACCTTCGCAGAAGCCGTCGCCGCCATCGGCCAAGCGGCCGGCCGCGACATCGCCTACGTGCCCGTCCCCGTCGACACCTACTCTCGCGCGCTGGCGGCCGAAGGTGTCCCGGACGAGGTCACCGGCCTGCTGACCTACCTGTTCACCACTGTCCTGGACGGCCGCAACGCTCACCTGGGCGACGGCGTCCAGCAGGTCTTGGGCCGCCCGGCCCGCGACTTCTCCGACTACGCCGACGACACCGCCGCCACCGGCATCTGGACCTCGAAGGACGCGATATGAAGATCCTGCAGACCGCGACCATGCTGGCCGCCCTCATCTCCACCGGGCTCATGGCCGGGCTGTTCACCGGCTTCGCCTACGCCGTCATGCCCGGCCTGAACCGATCCTCCGACCGAACGCTCATCGAGGCCATGCAGGGCATCAACAAGGCGATCCTCAACCCCGCTTTCATGCTGCCCTTCATGGGATCCATCCCCCTGATCGCGCTGGCGGTGTTCCTGGCCTGGCGCGGCCACGGCCGGCCGGCCATGCCCTGGCTCATCGCCGCGCTCGCGCTCTATCTGATCGCCTTCATGGTCACCACCGGAGTCAACGTCCCCCTCAACGACCAGCTCGCCAAGGCCGGTGACCCCCAGCACATCGACCACCTGGCCACCGTGCGCGACCAATTCGAGAACAAGTGGGTCATCGGGAACACCGTCCGAGCGCTCCTGCACACCGCCGCGTTCGCCTGCCTGGCCTGGGCCCTGGTCGTGTTCGGCGCACACCGCCTCAACGAGGGCAGCGGCACGACCGGGTCAGCGGTGCCTTCGACGCACAACAACGGCGCGGCAACCATCCCTGCCGCCCCCCACCACCCGCGCCCCGTCCACCATGGTGCGCACCACACCCTCCATCGCTGATTCCGCTCACCCGCACCTGCACCGCCTCGCCGCTCACTCCGCCGGCACGGGCCCGCCGGGCCCGTGCCGGCGGGCCCGTGCCGCAACCGCGGGCTCGTCCGGGGCGTCGCCGCCGGCCGCGAGCAGAGGAAGGGCAGTCGCCCCCGCGCCCGCGGGGGAGGTTCGATGGTCGGCCCAGCCAGTGACTCCGTCGGCTCGCGGGCACGCCCCGGGCTGTCAACGGCCACCTCTGCGAGCGCCACGGGGCCATATCTACCGCCCCTGGGGGCCTGTCCCCTCTCGCGACCTGCCCACGCACGGCGGTAGTGGCAGGGCACGGCCCCCGCTACTGGCGACGTGAAGAGGAGTCATTTTGGAGAGGGAGACGATCCGCTGGCGCAGTTAAGACGGGCACTGACAGCCTAAAGCTGAGCCATTTCTCCCACTACTGATTACGCGGAAATGATGCCCAGTTTCCTCTTCAAGACCCGAGTCGATGCCGCACTTCGCCGCCACCACTAGGCGATTGCCGACCTAAGAGGCGCCATCGAACAACCGCCGGAAGTGCAGGGGGCCGCAGGGCGATGGCGCCTGGGACAGAGCGTCACCTTTCTTGGCGACGCCTGGCGGTGTACTTGAAGAAGACCGTTCCTGCCGAGAAGATGACGGCGACCGCTCCGATCAGGATGAGGATCTGGACGAACGCCGACGCTGCATGGCATGGGGGTTCCTTTCTCCGCGGAGCGGCTGGGGGTCGGCCGTCGGGCGCCGCCCCGAAGGGAGACCTTCCCGCTGGGCCGTGACGGACGCCTGATCTCGGGACGAGGGCGGCGGCCCGGACGGGTTCGGTCGCCACGATGACGGCATCGGCCCCGAACGTCTCTTCGTCGGCGGTCCGCAACCCCTCAGCGGTGACAGCTCGCACGGCGGTCGCCAGTGACAGGGCTCCGTCCGGCAGCCGGGCCGCAAGGTGCTCCGGTATCCGCCCCATGCCGAGCGGCGCTGTTCACGCGTGACCGAGCAGTCAGCCGGTGATCTCCAGATCGGCCAGGTCAGAGCGAGGTCGGCCGATTGGACGCACAGCACCGCGCAGTCGATCAACTCGTGAAGGGAGGCCGTTGTCGCCCTGGAGCGGACGCGCGGTTCTTGGGGAGACTTGTGGGGCTCGACATCTAGGCGTTGGCGTTCCTGCACCGGATCCCGCCGGTCTCCCTCCACGCCCAGCGCCCGCCCGGTCACGCCGCCGTCTCTACGGTCGCCACGCCGGCGCGGACCATGGTGCGCTCGCTCTGCCAACAGGTCGACATCCGTCACAAAAGTGGACTTATGGGGACAAATACCCCTAATCAGGGGCACTGATCCTGGCAATCTCGGCAATCCGCGCTTCCACCTTGGGGGGTTGTGACAGCCTAGCTACGGGTTGTGCCCACACGAGAGTCCGCATTAACCAATGTCGCGAACTGCTGTCGACGCACCGAGGATGCCGATGCCTGATTTCTTCCAATCCACCACCGGTGCCGAGCAACAGAATGTCCGGCGAGCCCGCAGGTCAGTAGCCCATGGTACGCATCGACAGAACAAAATACGAGCGCTTCACCTGTCCATTTCCGTGCTCCCCGCGGTGATTGTGGGTTTTCTCGGGTTGGCCGCCGTGGCGGTCGTGTACGACGGCACCGACGTGACCCAGGGTGCGCGGCTGGTGCTGATCATGGCGACCGCCGGGGCGGTGATCACCCTCGGAGCCGCCTTCGTGGCGGCGGACTCGGCGACCCGCCAGATGCAGCGGCGGCTCTCCGAGTCGGCCCTCCAGGGTCAGGAGAACATGCAGCGGCGGCTCGGCGAGCTCGGATTCCTGATCCTTGAGGGGCGGCGGGACCTGCAGCGGCTGGCCGAGGGGCTCCGCGCCGGCGGGACGGCCGCCCCGATCAGCGAGGACTTCCCGCCCCCCGTCAACGCCGACTCCTATCTGCAGCTCGTGCACGAGCTGCGGAAGGCGCAGAGCGCGGCCTGGAACGCCGTGGTCGGCGCCGCAAGCCGCGATGCGGCCGGTGAAAGCAGTCACCGGGTCGCGGTCTTCGTCAACCTGGCCCGGCGGATGCAGTCGCTGTCGCATCGGGCCATCCAGGGTCTCGACGAGCTGGAGAACCAGGTCGAGGATCCAGACCTTCTCAAGGGGTTGTTCAGGGTCGACCACCTCAGCACCCGCATGCGTCGCCAGGCTGAGAGCCTCGCCGTGATCGGCGGAGCTGCTTCGCGCCGCCGGTGGACCAAGCCTGTGACGGTGTACGAGGTGCTGCGCTCGGCCATCGCCGAGGTGGAGCACTACAACCGAGTCAAGGTGGTGCCTCCGGTCGAGGGGAGCCTGGACGGTGGCGCGGTCGCGGACGTCGTCCATCTGCTGGCCGAGCTCATCGAGAACGCCACCAAGTTCTCGCCGCCGCAAACGCAGGTGCTCATTCGCTTCGAGAGAGTTGCCGCGGGCATGGCCGTCGAGGTCGAGGACCGCGGGCTGGGCATCCCGCGAGAAGA encodes:
- a CDS encoding DUF4097 family beta strand repeat-containing protein is translated as MTTSFRRVLPPAAGALLLLAALTGCGASADGARPERRSFGPVGDRLTIVKDSGDLDIRPADVDKVQITRRFDRWALIGGDPSATWKLTGDRLTLATDCGALIGGCAVRYQVLVPRSLALNIEGDNGTISATGLSTALGIRTTNGAIAVTAATGPLVLRTESGELRSSATRSEHVSASSQNGNVALSFAAAPRQVAVKTENGEVDITVPRTSYKVTTSTDGGDVHTDLPNDAVAPRSITARTDSGAITLKTAASR
- a CDS encoding TetR/AcrR family transcriptional regulator; protein product: MTDNRGPARRVPREEVRRRLLAEAVRVFTERGYDDARIEDIAHAAGFTKGAVYSNFGGKQELFGAVLSQGAEDERATVTAEIDGGGETGALIERVAALITARIVTDTGHGQLGLEFAARAARDEKTRAVLAPMRRAQRDTAARAVAEVSDRTGTGPAVPPELAGLILHCLTNGLVNEHLADPEAVTADVIEQAFSAVLTALLLPTSRT
- a CDS encoding MMPL family transporter; amino-acid sequence: MATLLYRLGRTAFRHRLRFLAGWLVLLVLAGGGFAAFGSHLDSEATIPGSQSQQGIDLLERSLPEATGVTAQLVFAAPPGTTVDDPAHRARIGDAVRQAGTAPQVAEATDPFETGTISADRRTALAQVLYPIKRDVLDDASVTALEDIAAAARANGMRAEVGGSVYSTAGMHAGIGEVIGVAVAVIVLVVTFGSLLAAGLTLVTAITGLVIGLLGLLLASNLATISDTAPSLALMVGLAVGIDYALFIGSRHRAQLADGMAAEESAARSVATAGGAVVFAGLTVIIALAGLSVVGIPFLTVMGLAAALTVLMAVAAAITLLPALLGLAGDRLRPRPGSRAARSERAGAGGLRWARLVTRRPLLTIPTVLLALGAMALPALKLELAMPDNGTADPASTQRKAYDLISTAFGPGNNGRLLVLVHTRRGGDPVRAAAQIAEGLDLPGVISVSDAEPGTDGRTAVLNLVPSQGPRTQATQRLVRDIRARTPALGTAAGAQVLVTGSTPAAIDVSDRLRGSLAPFTAVVVGLSLLLLLLVFRSLLVPVKAAAGFLLSAGAAFGSVVAVFQWGWLADLFGVATTGPVFSFMPIVVIAVLFGLAMDYQVFLVSRIREEYVHTGRPREAVPAGSKHATRVITAAALIMFAVFAGFVTTDDLTLKPIALGLAAGILTDAFLVRMTLVPAILALTGHAAWWLPRWLNRLLPDVDIEGTGLQRPPTPHTQDPELATEPAAPSN
- a CDS encoding nuclear transport factor 2 family protein; amino-acid sequence: MGTVTWDAPDGDHPARRAVRAAMAAAAGGRKQEWLALFGPDAVIEDPVGPSMLDPEGKGHRGPDGIERFWDENIARVRKFHFRVSDSFANGPACANVVTITATLDGGTTTTIDCLTVYTVDDDGLITSFRAHWEPDRVMATLTSP
- a CDS encoding site-specific integrase gives rise to the protein MNTGRREMFAAIVHDHQAEGRRIRKATLNRIRSTLRSALNTALREGLISENPAARRPRAVVWTAARVEPWERTGERPSVAVWTAEQTAAFLHATRDHRLYAVYRLNALRGLRRGETARLRWVGVDVEHGTATICEQLQRRNGRLTARPSKTALSVRVIALARAMIATLGAHRDRQQAEHRLPPVRLRDLRHGAATLAAGVELKAVQEMWARSASDRPLA
- a CDS encoding glycoside hydrolase family 76 protein, producing the protein MTGLKRRTGKGLVSLVTGAVLALAVGTSAASADAGEDRTARARATSAVDAMMGFYDQASGRWQPESPWWQSGNALQALLDYMARTRSTRYMPQVKNTIELQRKPLPWWPQGDGEFRADSTDDTGWWALAMVRMYDLTRDTRYLKIAETDEAYMRQYWDDTCGGGIWWDLPGKTYKNAISNELYLKLAASLHNRIPGDTEYLARARQTWRWFARSGMINGSHLVNDGLATQSGNCGNNGGTTWTYNQGVVLGGLTELHRATGDPSLLATARRIADAVTTDPGLSPRGILTEPCEAAATCNSDQAAFKGIFARNLAELDRALPGHPYRNYLTTQARSAFTYGRNNADQYGLRWTGPFDQADIARQESAVSLLTAVL